A single window of Granulicella sibirica DNA harbors:
- a CDS encoding inositol oxygenase family protein — protein sequence MDDWDEFLEGRYKEGKSEAEFRVYDATATPGVAEFYRLNHENQTVAYTLGKEKEYFGLNKGQKTIWEAAEFLNTLVDDSDPDTDLTQIEHLLQTSEAIRRDGHPRWMVLTGFIHDLGKCLCLYGEPQWGVVGDTFPVGCAWSKDIVFPEYFAKNSDRHVAEYQTKYGIYEPNCGLENVHMSFGHDGYIAKVMENYLQDESLYMLRFHSFYPWHRHGAYDHLCTDKDRSMLPWILKFNQYDLYSKGHTKPNMAELKPYYDDLFAEFLPPTLAW from the coding sequence CGACGCCACCGCGACTCCCGGCGTTGCCGAGTTCTACCGCCTCAACCACGAGAACCAGACCGTCGCCTACACCCTCGGCAAGGAGAAGGAATACTTCGGCCTCAACAAGGGTCAGAAGACCATCTGGGAGGCCGCTGAGTTCCTGAACACCCTCGTCGACGACAGCGATCCCGACACCGATCTCACCCAGATCGAGCACCTCCTTCAGACCTCCGAAGCCATCCGTCGCGACGGGCACCCCCGCTGGATGGTCCTCACCGGCTTCATCCACGACCTCGGCAAGTGCCTCTGCCTCTACGGCGAGCCGCAGTGGGGCGTCGTCGGCGATACCTTCCCGGTCGGCTGCGCCTGGTCGAAAGATATCGTCTTCCCCGAGTACTTCGCCAAGAATTCCGACCGCCACGTCGCCGAGTACCAGACCAAGTACGGCATCTACGAGCCCAACTGCGGCCTCGAGAACGTCCATATGTCCTTCGGGCACGACGGCTACATCGCCAAGGTGATGGAGAACTACCTGCAGGATGAGTCGCTCTACATGCTGCGCTTCCACTCCTTCTACCCATGGCACCGGCACGGCGCCTACGACCACCTCTGCACGGACAAGGATCGCTCCATGCTCCCCTGGATCCTCAAGTTCAACCAGTACGACCTCTACTCCAAGGGCCACACCAAGCCCAACATGGCGGAGCTGAAGCCCTACTACGACGACCTGTTCGCCGAGTTCCTGCCACCAACCCTCGCCTGGTAG